From the Eleutherodactylus coqui strain aEleCoq1 chromosome 7, aEleCoq1.hap1, whole genome shotgun sequence genome, one window contains:
- the LOC136572413 gene encoding nicotinamide N-methyltransferase-like produces the protein MDSSCKKFFGVHDIDAKTHYELFLSRHVPYSLFKESTINMMQEIHKAFSTGVVCGKTVLDFCPAPTISHLLAMNAFIEDIRILELNDSSMKEFEKWMNKDADACDWSHVVEVLKQIKGNSDDSEDEEENLRRKIKNISKLDFSKGDPVDSLSLMKADIVISIWFLESMSKNHDEYRRWLRKLSYVMNVGGYLIVYACTKTSYIQVGQNTFHVFYCDENFIKKVIIGEGFEIKHYKKFNRMMCSDKIDHEAAVFIIACKVEEPKNREAA, from the exons ATGGACTCCAGCTGTAAGAAGTTTTTCGGTGTTCATGACATTGATGCCAAAACTCACTATGAGCTCTTCTTGTCTCGACATGTGCCATACTCACTTTTTAAGGAATCAACTATAAATATGATGCAAGAAATACACAAAGCATTTAGTACAG GTGTGGTGTGTGGAAAAACCGTACTTGATTTCTGCCCAGCTCCTACTATTTCTCATCTTCTTGCGATGAACGCCTTCATTGAAGATATTAGAATTCTTGAACTGAATGATAGCAGCATGAAGGAATTTGAAAAATGGATGAATAAGGACgcagatgcctgtgattggtctcaTGTCGTAGAAGTCTTAAAGCAGATAAAAGGAAACAG TGATGattcagaagatgaagaagaaaacctaagaagaaaaattaagaatatttccaaattggacttcagTAAAGGTGACCCTGTGGATTCATTAAGCTTGATGAAAGCTGACATTGTCATAAGTATATGGTTTCTGGAATCTATGAGCAAGAATCATGATGAATACAGAAGATGGCTAAGGAAACTTTCCTATGTAATGAATGTTGGGGGATATCTCATAGTTTATGCATGTACTAAGACCTCTTACATTCAAGTTGGCCAAAATacgtttcatgtcttttattgtgaTGAGAATTTCATTAAGAAGGTTATAATTGGAGAAGGTTTTGAAATCAAGCATTATAAGAAGTTTAATCGAATGATGTGCTCTGACAAAATAGACCACGAAGCAGCGGTGTTTATCATTGCCTGTAAGGTGGAAGAACCAAAGAACAGAGAAGCTGCATAG